Proteins from one Entomospira culicis genomic window:
- a CDS encoding transglutaminase-like domain-containing protein yields the protein MSHINFFLRLNIFFYVYMHAIYFWQGAVSLPLAWFLFFLSYAVAFFYKKDFTLKIKVIFLLALPTIFLLIRIILWSIDLWRVADFSTLLAKWDLTYMPMRIPLLFIFYSTILFNKSLRYQILELSLRPFLFFILFWDMRNFHLGIYPNLMTLLGSLLLYGVLEITFLSRLLNSKAGRKNMFFIAMKVIIFSLITSLLALPWIYKKANPHIKMKEGLLTSTLNSLDFSDRLPLESDISLGNKLLFLVKSNEILTNDILLKRLTLSDYHEKKGFTRNLIIDDYFEAKQGTKLSFVEDLSKDQNIEQTLDFYILQLSEYIILTPYNPVSYEKLSFQERHSFKQIFQIKSNRPQLEKEDIYLQESTLPKNMEFAESVYRNESGISPEIARLAEDITVGIEGDYAKMLAIQAYFHENFYYTLNPGAPASKDLLHYFLFESKRGYCSYFATAMVLMARSLGMNARVAGGFRLLADNQFLDFYAVTAAESHAWVEIYFNESGWVTFDPTSPRLYNHDLYLDNTSEIAEEIYQVIYNINNLNLIKNQDGFTYIHAQHEFKINYIFILYIVIAIIMFFIISIVVKIMIFRNITDLNKKLKIWINLLNYPREPDWRMILYKNNKHKATVYKLLFTRSLLTVDEIKDIKDHLYQCYLFYRKLPIDRQVIKFLKLPMRKR from the coding sequence ATGTCTCATATTAATTTTTTTCTTAGATTAAATATTTTTTTCTATGTATATATGCACGCGATTTATTTCTGGCAAGGGGCTGTCTCATTACCATTAGCATGGTTTCTCTTTTTTTTGAGTTATGCAGTTGCATTTTTTTATAAAAAAGATTTTACTCTAAAAATAAAAGTGATATTTTTACTCGCCTTACCTACAATATTTTTACTTATACGTATCATTTTATGGAGTATAGATTTATGGAGAGTGGCTGACTTTTCGACATTACTCGCAAAGTGGGATCTTACATATATGCCCATGAGAATTCCATTACTTTTTATCTTTTATAGCACAATATTATTTAATAAATCTTTGCGTTATCAAATTTTAGAACTAAGCTTACGCCCCTTTTTATTTTTCATTCTCTTTTGGGATATGCGTAATTTTCACTTAGGAATCTATCCTAATCTTATGACACTTTTAGGAAGTCTATTGCTTTATGGCGTGCTAGAAATAACATTTTTATCTCGGCTTCTCAACTCTAAAGCAGGTCGGAAAAACATGTTTTTTATCGCTATGAAGGTTATTATTTTTTCTTTAATAACATCGCTGTTAGCCTTACCTTGGATCTATAAAAAAGCAAATCCGCACATCAAAATGAAAGAAGGATTACTGACCTCTACTCTAAATAGTTTAGATTTTTCGGATCGTTTACCACTGGAGAGTGATATTTCGCTGGGAAATAAACTTCTTTTTTTGGTAAAAAGCAATGAAATTCTCACTAATGATATATTACTAAAACGATTAACATTGAGCGACTACCATGAAAAAAAAGGATTTACAAGAAATCTTATTATTGATGATTATTTTGAAGCAAAACAAGGAACTAAATTATCTTTTGTTGAGGATTTATCCAAAGATCAGAATATAGAGCAAACTTTAGACTTTTATATTTTACAACTTTCAGAGTATATTATTTTAACCCCATATAATCCAGTTAGCTATGAAAAACTTTCATTTCAAGAGAGACACTCCTTTAAACAAATCTTTCAAATTAAAAGCAATAGACCTCAACTGGAAAAAGAAGATATCTATTTACAGGAGAGCACGCTTCCTAAGAACATGGAATTTGCTGAGTCGGTCTATAGAAATGAGAGTGGAATTTCTCCAGAAATAGCGCGCTTAGCCGAAGATATCACAGTTGGCATTGAGGGTGATTATGCCAAAATGTTAGCGATTCAAGCCTATTTTCATGAAAATTTTTACTATACATTAAATCCTGGAGCGCCTGCTTCAAAAGATCTTTTACACTATTTTCTTTTCGAATCAAAACGGGGATATTGTAGCTATTTCGCCACAGCAATGGTATTGATGGCAAGATCACTGGGCATGAATGCGCGTGTAGCGGGAGGATTTAGACTTTTAGCAGATAATCAATTTTTAGATTTTTATGCAGTTACTGCAGCAGAATCTCATGCTTGGGTGGAAATTTACTTTAATGAAAGTGGCTGGGTAACATTTGATCCAACCTCACCACGTTTATATAATCATGATTTATATCTGGATAACACAAGTGAGATTGCCGAGGAAATTTATCAAGTTATTTACAATATAAATAATTTAAACTTGATTAAAAATCAGGATGGTTTTACGTATATTCATGCTCAACATGAGTTTAAAATAAACTATATCTTTATTTTATATATAGTTATTGCGATAATAATGTTTTTTATTATATCAATTGTCGTAAAAATCATGATTTTTAGAAACATAACGGATCTAAATAAAAAATTAAAAATCTGGATTAATCTTTTAAATTATCCACGTGAACCCGATTGGCGCATGATTTTGTATAAAAATAATAAACATAAAGCAACAGTTTATAAATTATTATTCACGAGGAGTCTTTTAACTGTAGACGAAATTAAAGATATAAAAGATCATT